The following are from one region of the Centroberyx gerrardi isolate f3 chromosome 16, fCenGer3.hap1.cur.20231027, whole genome shotgun sequence genome:
- the syvn1 gene encoding E3 ubiquitin-protein ligase synoviolin isoform X2, whose translation MVRAALVTATSLALTGAVVAHAYFLKHQFYPTVVYLTKSSPSMAAFVLVFLLGKFMRKVFFGQLRAAEMEHLIERSWYAVTETCLAFTVFRDDFSPRFVALFTLLLFLKCFHWLAEDRVDFMERSPNISWVFHFRVLSLMALLAILDFLFVNHACHSIITRGASVQLVFGFEYAILLTMVLTTFIKYLLHTIDLQSDNPWDNKAVYMLYTELFTGFIKVLLYMAFMTIMIKVHTFPLFAIRPMYLAMRQFKKAVTDAIMSRRAIRNMNTLYPDATPEDLQASDNVCIICREEMVTGAKKLPCNHIFHSSCLRSWFQRQQTCPTCRMDVLRASNANQTPAPPQAPPPAPAAPANAPAAPPANVAPGMLPGFPPGMFPFWGPFPGVPPPGAAAAAPGAADAPQTNTEAAQGASASQPTSSAADSATGAAAPGAAIPAFPFSFPPPPFPTAPWLPMPPPPPFVSSMPPPPPSLSRLSEEELRELEAEGRRGLEARLQCLHNIHTLLDAAMLNIHHYLSTVATLTPPRAEASSGEADGTARSESSPQAGSSAESPSQEDAHSSETTSGATGFSQPADSTTSASLETEREEKVEEGGAEEDGEPNAAELRRRRLRKLETSSSSPSPPPPDN comes from the exons ATGGTGCGAGCGGCTTTGGTGACTGCCACCAGTCTGGCGCTGACTGGGGCTGTGGTGGCACATGCCTACTTCCTCAAACACCAGTTCTACCCAACTGTGGTCTACCTCACCAAGAGCAGCCCCAGCATGGCg GCCTTTGTGCTGGTATTCTTGCTGGGAAAGTTCATGAGGAAAGTCTTCTTTGGACAGCTGAGGGCTGCAGAAATGGAG cACCTGATTGAGCGCTCCTGGTACGCGGTGACCGAGACGTGCCTGGCCTTCACCGTGTTCAGGGACGATTTCTCCCCTCGCTTCGTCGCCCTCTTCACCCTGCTGCTCTTCCTCAAGTGCTTCCACTGGTTGGCCGAGGACCGCGTGGACTTT ATGGAAAGGAGTCCAAACATCTCCTGGGTTTTTCACTTCAGGGTGCTAT CTCTCATGGCACTGCTGGCCATCTTGGACTTCCTGTTTGTCAACCACGCCTGTCACAGCATCATCACCCGAGGAGCCTCAGTCCAGCTGGTTTTTGGATTTGAG TATGCCATCCTGCTGACCATGGTGCTGACGACCTTCATCAAGTACCTGCTTCATACTATTGACCTGCAGAGCGACAACCCCTGGGACAACAAGGCCGTCTACATGCTCTACACCGAGCTCTTCACCG GTTTCATCAAAGTACTCCTGTACATGGCCTTCATGACCATCATGATAAAGGTCCACACCTTCCCCCTGTTTGCCATTCGCCCCATGTATCTGGCTATGAG GCAGTTCAAGAAAGCTGTAACAGATGCTATAATGTCCCGAAGGGCCATCCGCAACATGAATACACT ATACCCTGACGCTACTCCTGAAGATCTGCAGGCCTCTGACAACGTCTGCATCATCTGTCGCGAGGAAATGGTCACTGGAGCCAAGAAACTGCCCTGTAATCACATTTTCCACTCCAG CTGCCTGCGCTCCTGGTTCCAGAGGCAGCAGACGTGTCCCACCTGTCGGATGGACGTCCTCCGAGCGTCCAACGCCAATCAGACTCCAGCCCCGCCCcaggccccgccccctgccCCGGCAGCCCCGGCCAACGCCCCCGCAGCCCCGCCCGCCAACG TGGCCCCGGGCATGTTACCTGGCTTTCCCCCTGGCATGTTCCCCTTCTGGGGTCCCTTCCCCGGAGTGCCCCCTCCTGGAGCAGCGGCTGCAGCCCCTGGTGCTGCTGACGCTCCGCAGACCAACACAGAGGCTGCACAGGGAGCTA GTGCCAGCCAGCCCACCTCATCTGCTGCAGACAGCGCTACAGGAGCTGCTGCTCCAGGGGCAGCAATCCCAgccttccccttctccttcccccctccccccttccccacaGCACCGTGGCTGCCTATGCCGCCACCGCCTCCATTCG tgtCGTCGatgcctccccctcctccgtcTCTGTCCAGGCTGtcggaggaggagctgagggagcTGGAGGCGGAGGGCCGTCGGGGCCTGGAGGCCCGGCTCCAGTGTCTCCACAACATCCACACCCTGCTGGACGCTGCCATGCTCAACATCCACCACTACCTCAGCACCGTCGCCACACTCAC TCCTCCTCGGGCCGAGGCCAGCAGTGGAGAGGCCGATGGGACGGCCCGCTCTGAATCCTCCCCTCAGGCTGGCAGTAGCGCTGAAAGCCCCAGCCAGGAGGACGCACACAGCT CCGAGACAACGAGCGGAGCGACGGGTTTCTCCCAGCCGGCCGACTCCACCACCTCCGCCTCCCTGGAGAcggaaagggaagagaaggtgGAAGAAGGCGGGGCGGAGGAGGACGGAGAGCCGAACGCCGCCGAGCTGAGGCGCCGCCGCCTCCGCAAGCTGGAGACGTCTTCGTCGTCGCCGTCGCCGCCCCCGCCCGACAACTGA
- the syvn1 gene encoding E3 ubiquitin-protein ligase synoviolin isoform X1, whose product MVRAALVTATSLALTGAVVAHAYFLKHQFYPTVVYLTKSSPSMAVLYIQAFVLVFLLGKFMRKVFFGQLRAAEMEHLIERSWYAVTETCLAFTVFRDDFSPRFVALFTLLLFLKCFHWLAEDRVDFMERSPNISWVFHFRVLSLMALLAILDFLFVNHACHSIITRGASVQLVFGFEYAILLTMVLTTFIKYLLHTIDLQSDNPWDNKAVYMLYTELFTGFIKVLLYMAFMTIMIKVHTFPLFAIRPMYLAMRQFKKAVTDAIMSRRAIRNMNTLYPDATPEDLQASDNVCIICREEMVTGAKKLPCNHIFHSSCLRSWFQRQQTCPTCRMDVLRASNANQTPAPPQAPPPAPAAPANAPAAPPANVAPGMLPGFPPGMFPFWGPFPGVPPPGAAAAAPGAADAPQTNTEAAQGASASQPTSSAADSATGAAAPGAAIPAFPFSFPPPPFPTAPWLPMPPPPPFVSSMPPPPPSLSRLSEEELRELEAEGRRGLEARLQCLHNIHTLLDAAMLNIHHYLSTVATLTPPRAEASSGEADGTARSESSPQAGSSAESPSQEDAHSSETTSGATGFSQPADSTTSASLETEREEKVEEGGAEEDGEPNAAELRRRRLRKLETSSSSPSPPPPDN is encoded by the exons ATGGTGCGAGCGGCTTTGGTGACTGCCACCAGTCTGGCGCTGACTGGGGCTGTGGTGGCACATGCCTACTTCCTCAAACACCAGTTCTACCCAACTGTGGTCTACCTCACCAAGAGCAGCCCCAGCATGGCg GTGTTGTACATTCAGGCCTTTGTGCTGGTATTCTTGCTGGGAAAGTTCATGAGGAAAGTCTTCTTTGGACAGCTGAGGGCTGCAGAAATGGAG cACCTGATTGAGCGCTCCTGGTACGCGGTGACCGAGACGTGCCTGGCCTTCACCGTGTTCAGGGACGATTTCTCCCCTCGCTTCGTCGCCCTCTTCACCCTGCTGCTCTTCCTCAAGTGCTTCCACTGGTTGGCCGAGGACCGCGTGGACTTT ATGGAAAGGAGTCCAAACATCTCCTGGGTTTTTCACTTCAGGGTGCTAT CTCTCATGGCACTGCTGGCCATCTTGGACTTCCTGTTTGTCAACCACGCCTGTCACAGCATCATCACCCGAGGAGCCTCAGTCCAGCTGGTTTTTGGATTTGAG TATGCCATCCTGCTGACCATGGTGCTGACGACCTTCATCAAGTACCTGCTTCATACTATTGACCTGCAGAGCGACAACCCCTGGGACAACAAGGCCGTCTACATGCTCTACACCGAGCTCTTCACCG GTTTCATCAAAGTACTCCTGTACATGGCCTTCATGACCATCATGATAAAGGTCCACACCTTCCCCCTGTTTGCCATTCGCCCCATGTATCTGGCTATGAG GCAGTTCAAGAAAGCTGTAACAGATGCTATAATGTCCCGAAGGGCCATCCGCAACATGAATACACT ATACCCTGACGCTACTCCTGAAGATCTGCAGGCCTCTGACAACGTCTGCATCATCTGTCGCGAGGAAATGGTCACTGGAGCCAAGAAACTGCCCTGTAATCACATTTTCCACTCCAG CTGCCTGCGCTCCTGGTTCCAGAGGCAGCAGACGTGTCCCACCTGTCGGATGGACGTCCTCCGAGCGTCCAACGCCAATCAGACTCCAGCCCCGCCCcaggccccgccccctgccCCGGCAGCCCCGGCCAACGCCCCCGCAGCCCCGCCCGCCAACG TGGCCCCGGGCATGTTACCTGGCTTTCCCCCTGGCATGTTCCCCTTCTGGGGTCCCTTCCCCGGAGTGCCCCCTCCTGGAGCAGCGGCTGCAGCCCCTGGTGCTGCTGACGCTCCGCAGACCAACACAGAGGCTGCACAGGGAGCTA GTGCCAGCCAGCCCACCTCATCTGCTGCAGACAGCGCTACAGGAGCTGCTGCTCCAGGGGCAGCAATCCCAgccttccccttctccttcccccctccccccttccccacaGCACCGTGGCTGCCTATGCCGCCACCGCCTCCATTCG tgtCGTCGatgcctccccctcctccgtcTCTGTCCAGGCTGtcggaggaggagctgagggagcTGGAGGCGGAGGGCCGTCGGGGCCTGGAGGCCCGGCTCCAGTGTCTCCACAACATCCACACCCTGCTGGACGCTGCCATGCTCAACATCCACCACTACCTCAGCACCGTCGCCACACTCAC TCCTCCTCGGGCCGAGGCCAGCAGTGGAGAGGCCGATGGGACGGCCCGCTCTGAATCCTCCCCTCAGGCTGGCAGTAGCGCTGAAAGCCCCAGCCAGGAGGACGCACACAGCT CCGAGACAACGAGCGGAGCGACGGGTTTCTCCCAGCCGGCCGACTCCACCACCTCCGCCTCCCTGGAGAcggaaagggaagagaaggtgGAAGAAGGCGGGGCGGAGGAGGACGGAGAGCCGAACGCCGCCGAGCTGAGGCGCCGCCGCCTCCGCAAGCTGGAGACGTCTTCGTCGTCGCCGTCGCCGCCCCCGCCCGACAACTGA